TGCGCGAGCGCATCCGCGAACGACTGGGCGAAGCGGCGGACGTGTTCCGCGGCCGTCGCGAGCCGGATGACTACCTGCGCGACTTGATGGCCGTCTATCCCGACGACGACGCCCGCGCGCGGGCGGCGCGACAGCTGGATCTGGCCGCGCAATGGATGGACGAGTCGGCCATCCACACCATCCACGCCTGGTGCCAGCGCATGCTGGGCCAGCATGCGTTCGACAGCGGCCATCCGTTCGTGCAGGACACCGATACGGACGAAAGCGCGCTGCTCGCCGATACCGTGCGCGACTACTGGCGCTGCCACTTCTTCCCGCTGAACCGCGACGGCGCGGCGCTGGTATCGCGCTGGTGGAAAACACCGGCCGACCTGCAGGCGGACCTGCGCCCGCTGCTGAAGCAGCCGCCGGAAAGCCTGCGCCTGGACGGGCGCTCCCTGCCCGATGCCGAACGGGTGCTGGGCGAATTCCGCCAGCACGTGGGTGCTGCCACCGCGGCGGAAGATCAGGCGCGAAGCCGCTGGCTCGCCGATGTCGATGCCATCGAGACCCTGTTCGCGCAGGCGCTGGATGCCGGCGCGCTCAACGGCACCAAGATGCGAAGGGAGAAGGTGCAGGACGAACTGGCCGTACTCCGCGCCTGGGCCGCCACCGGCGCCGATGCCTCCGCCGCCCTGCCCCGCTATACGCGCTCCGCGCTGGCGGCGGCGAAGAACAAGAGCGCGCAAGCCCTGCAACACCCGGCCTTCGACGCCATCGAAGCCTGCGTGGAAGCGCAGGGCATCGTCGCGCCATGGCGTGCACCCGTGCTGGCGCACGCCACGCGCTGGGTGGCGGCAAAGCTCGAGGAAACCAAGCAGCGTCGCTCGCAGCTGGGCTTCGACGACATGCTCAAGCGCCTCGATGGCGCGCTGCACGGGCATACCGGCAAACGCCTGGCCGAGACCATCGCCCTCCAGTATCCGATGGCGCTGATCGACGAGTTCCAGGATACCGACCCGCTGCAGTGGCGTATCTTCCATCGCGTGTACGGACGCCGTGACACAACGGGCCTGCTGCTGATCGGCGATCCCAAGCAGGCGATCTACGGCTTCCGCGGCGCGGACATCCACACGTATCTGCGGGCACGCGGCAGCGCGCAGCAGCCGATGTGGACGCTGGGCACCAACTACCGTTCCACCACGCCGCTGGTGGAGGCAGTGAATCGCGTATTCGAATTCGCCGACACGCATGACGACGGCGCCTTCGCCTTCGGCCGCGGCAAGGATGCACTGCCATTCCACGCCGTTGCCGCCCGTGGCCGCGGCGACCGGCTGGAGCTGGACGGGCAACCGCTGCCACCGATGCAGTTCGCGCTACAGCAAGGCGACGACGCACTCAGCACGGCCGCCTATACCGACGTGATGGCGCGGCATGCCGCCGCCTACCTGGTGGAACTGCTCACGGCGGCGCAGGAAGGACGCTGCGGTTTCCGTGGCGCCGACGGTGCGCTGCGGCCGTTGCAGCCGGGCGATATCGCCATCCTCGTGCGTCGCGGCGCCGAGGCATCGAAGGTGCGCGAGGAAATGCAGCGGCGTGGACTCAAGAGCGTGTACCTCTCCGATCGCGACTCGGTCTATGCCTCGCCCGAAGCCGCCGACCTGCTGCGCTGGCTGCGCGCCTGCGCCGAACCGGGCTCGGACCGCACCATGCGCGCCGCGCTCGCTACGCCGACACTGGGCCAGAGCGATGCAGAGCTGGACCAGCTCAACCTTGACGAGCACCACTGGGAGGCCTGCGGTGACCGCTTCCGCCAATTGCACGCCACCTGGCAGCGTCACGGCGTGCTCGCCATGCTGCACGACCTGCTGCATGCCTTCGACCTGCCGGCGCGGTTGCTCGCACGCCCGGACGGCGAGCGTGCGCTGACCAACCTGCTGCACCTCGCCGAGCTGTTGCAGCATGCCGCCGCCACGCTGGATGGCGAGCACGCGCTGATCCGCCATCTCGCCGCGCAGATGGCCGCCGCCGGCGACCCGCAATCGGACACGGCCGACGAACAGATCGTGCGCCTCGAAAGTGAGGCGAAGCTGATCAAGGTGGTGACCATCCACAAATCCAAGGGCCTGGAATATCCGCTGGTGCTGCTGCCCTTTATCTGCTCCGCGCGCGAGCTGAAGGCGGATGACAGCTTCACCTGGCACGACGACGACGGCGAGCTGCGCATGGACCTGCGCGCGAGCGACGCCGCGCTCGCGCAGGCAGATCGCGAACGCCTGCAGGAAGACCTGCGCCTGCTCTATGTCGCCCTGACCCGCGCGCAATACGCGTGCTGGCTGGGCGTGGCCTGCACACGCGCCGGGCAAGGCAAGGCAGCGACCCTGCACAAATCGGCGTTTGGTTATGTGCTGTCCGGCGGCACGAAGATCGAGCCCGCGGACCTCATGCCAAGACTGGAAGCCTTGCGCGGCGATGAACCCGGCATGGCACTCCACACACTGGACGCACCGGCCGTGCACAGGCTGCCCACCGCACAGACCGATGCCACGCCGCTGTGGGAAGCACGTATCTATCAAGGCCCCGCCGCCGAACGCTGGCGCGTGTCCAGCTATAGCGGTCTGAAGTACGCCGACGTGGAGGAAGCACGCGTGCCCGCGCCGGAGACGGCAGCACAGGACACGCTGATCGAAGCGAGCGCCGAGCAGCCTGCCCTGCCGGGCAGTGGTGCGGCGGCGCAAGGCATCCACGCGTTCCACGCCGGTGCGGAAGCCGGCACCTTCCTGCACGACCTGCTGGAGTGGGCCGCCGACGAGGGCTTCGCCCAGACGGCGGACGACATGCCGGCGCTGGAAAAGGAAGTCGCCCGTCGCTGCCAGCGGCGCGGCTGGCAAGCGCACATCACCCTGCTCACGGCATGGATGGGCCAATTGTTGCGCATGCCGCTCGCGCTGCCCGATGGCGCGCGCGCCTCGCTGGCGCAGATGTCCAGCCACTACGCCGAACTGGAGTTCTGGTTCGAAGCGAACCAGGTCGATACGCTGGCGCTGGACCGGCTGGTGACGGCGCATACGCTGGACGCGCGGCCACGCCTGCCGCTGCTGGCCGAGCGCATCAACGGTTTGCTCAAGGGCTTCATCGACCTGGTGGTGGAGCAACAGGGTCGCTATTACGTGATCGACTACAAGTCCAACAAGCTGGGCAACGATGCCGGGGCGTACACGGCCGAGGCGATGCGCGACTCCATCCTGCGCGAACGCTACGACCTGCAGTACGCGCTGTACACACTGGCCCTGCACCGCCAGTTGCGCGCCCGCCTGCCGGGTTACGACTACGAGCGCCATATGGGCGGCGTGGCCTACCTGTATCTGCGCGGCGTGGACGATGCAGGCCATGGCGTGCACGTCGAACGCCTGCCGAAGGCTCTTGTCGAAACGATGGATCGCCTGTTTGCCCATGGGGAGCGCGCCCGTGTCGCCTGACGCATGGTTCGCCGCCATGGAACAAACCATCGAGCGAGGCTGGCTACGCCCGCTCGATATCGCCTTCGCGCGCTTCCTCGATGCACAGGATGCGGATGCACCGCCGGCCCTGCCCCTGCTCGGCGCACTGGTGAGCCGCCAGCAGGCGGACGGCCATCTTTGCCTGGATCTGTCCTCGTGGGAGTCGCTGGCCGATGACGGTGGCTGGCCGTCCCACTGGCGAACGCTGCTGGCCGAAGCGGCCGCCACGCCGGCGTCGCTGCTTTCGTCCGCCCTGATTGGGGACGCGGGCGACGCCACGCGTGCGGCCTCGCCGCTGGTGCTGGACGGCACGCGCCTGTACCTGCGCCGCTACTGGAATCACGAGCAGCGCGTGGCACAGGCGATCGGCCAACGGCTTGCCCGCGTGCCCCCGCCTTCGCCTTTGCTGCCCGCACAATTGGCGCGCCTGTTTCCCACCGCTCCCGGCCAGGGCCCCGATTGGCAGCGCGTTGCGTGTGCGATTGCCGCGCGCGGCGCCTTCACCGTGATCACGGGCGGCCCCGGCACCGGCAAGACCACCACCGTCGTGCGCCTGCTCGGCCTGCTGCAGACGCTGCATCGCAAGGACACCGCGCGCTCCCTGCGCATCCGCCTGGCTGCTCCCACGGGCAAGGCGGCCGCGCGATTGCAGTCGTCCATCAGCATGCAGGTGGCCCAGCTCGACGTGGATGACGACGTGCGCGCCAGCATTCCCAGCCAGGTGGACACGCTGCACCGCCTGCTCGGCGCGCGGCCGGATACCCGGCGCTTCCGCCACGACAGCAGCCATCCCCTGCATCTGGACGTGCTGGTCATCGACGAAGCGTCCATGATCGACCTGGAGATGATGTCCGCCGTGCTCGCCGCGCTGCCGGACGACGCACGCCTGATCCTGCTTGGCGACAAGGACCAGCTTTCCTCGGTGGAAGCCGGCGCGGTGCTTGGTGACCTGTGCCGCCGTGCGGAAGCCGGTCACTACAGCACCGCAACCGCAACGTGGCTGCACGACACCACCGGTGACCGCATCGATGCCTGGGTGCGCGACGACGCGCGCCCGCTCGACCAGCACGTCGCCATGCTGCGCCACAGCCACCGCTTCGGCGCCGACAGCGGCATCGGCACGCTCGCACAGCACGTCAATCGTGGCGATGCCACACAGGTGCTCGCCTTGTTGGCCGGACACCACGCCGATATCGCGTGGGTCGATGCCACGGCAGAGGCACGCACGCTGGCCGAGCTGGTGGTGGATGGCGGCTCCGCGCACTTCCAGTCGCACCCGGGCGCCGCGCAGCCGCAAGGCTATCGCCACTACCTCCAGTGGTTGCAGCGCGAGCGTCCGGCGGCAGGTGCAGACGCGGCGGCATACGACGCCTGGGCGCGTGGCGTGCTGCGCGCTTTCGGCAGTTTCCAGCTGCTGTGCGCGCTGCGGCAAGGGCCGTACGGCGCGGAAGGCCTGAACCGGCAGATCGCCGGCATTCTCCATCAGGCACAGCTGATCGATACCACGCACGAGTGGTACGAAGGCCGCCCCGTGCTGGTGACGCGCAACGATTACAGCCTCGGCCTGATGAACGGCGACGTCGGCATTGCGCTGCGCGTCCCGGACGAACTCGGGCGGATGCACCTGCGCGTGGCGTTCGAAGTAGCCGGCGACGCCGGCAGCAATACCACGCGCATCCGCTTCGTGCTGCCCTCGCGCCTGGGCGAGCGGGAAACCGTGTATGCCATGACGGTGCACAAATCGCAGGGCTCGGAGTTCGACCACGCGGCCCTCGTGCTGCCGTCGGACGCCAGTGCCGTACTGACGCGTGAACTGCTCTATACCGGCATCACGCGTGCACGCCGGTGGTTCAGCCTGCTGGCGCCTGCGGCGATGGTGCGGCAGGCGGTGGAGCTGCCGGTACACCGCCACTCCGGACTGCACCAGCGCTGGTCGCCGGAAGATGCGCAGCCCGTGTAATCGTCAGCGGCGCTGCTCGATCGTGGCTTGCAGCACCACCAGCATGCGATCGCCGGTGACCGCCGGATCGCTGCTGCGCGCCGTGATGCGATAGGTGGTACGCAGGGCTCCCGGATCGCCGTAATTGTGGGCATTCGCGCTTTGCTCCACCACGGCATCCAGTGCGGTGTCCACCCAGTCGCCCATGTGCTCGATCACGTACTGGGGCTGGCCGGCCGCTTCCACGGAGGCCGTGAAGCTGCCGTCACCGCCGTGGTTTTCCACGGTATGAATGCTGCCTGCCGGCAAACCGGGATCGTTGAATGGGTTGGACAGGCAAGCCGTCGATGTGGCCCTGCAGTGGCGTGCGATCTCCTCAGGATGGGAGGCGATGCGCGACTGCGCGACACGCAGCGCGGCTTCGGCGTGCTGGAACGCGAGCTGGCGGTCATGCTGGTGCGCTGCCATTTTCTGTTGCTGCAGCGTGCCACGCAGTCCGACGAATGCCACCATCGTGATGATCAGCAGCAGGAGCAAGGCGACGACCAGCGCGACACCGCGCTCCTTTGCCGGCGACGCCCTCCTGCGCGAACGCGACACCCGCCACCTGCGCCGCGACGGGGAATGATTCATCTCACGGCACCCGGTTGCGCAAGGCGATCGTCATGCTTAACTGGCGCGCGATGAGTGCGCCGTCTACACCCGCCTGCGGGTCGGTACTCTGCACGGTAAGGGTCGCGCGCACCGCCGTGACCTGTTCCCAATCGGTCACCTCCGCCGCGCGCACAAACGGTTTGGCATGACCCATCTGGTGATAGGCCAGCTGCATGTCGCTCACACCGCGAACCATTTCCTGGCGCCTGAGTGCCTCTCCCTCCCGCCCGAGCCGATAGAGTGACAAGCCTCTGTCCGTATTGAAGCCGACATACCAGTCGGAGACATCGAGCCGCGTCAGCGTGGCATTGGCTTCGAACGCATATCGGCCCTGCGATTCACACGAGGTCGGATATCCCAGCCCTGCCGAACAGTTGTCCTTGTCAGCGGCATAGCCCACGGTACGCGCGCCGACACTGCCCACCTTGAAGATGGCAGCGTGGTCGTGGTCGCACGCGATGAAGATGTCACCGGCGGTCACGTCGGCGACGGTTTCGCGCGTGGTGAACGTTGCCCTGGCGTCATCATGCGAGGCGACGCTGAAGCTGGTCTCCCCACCCCCAAGCAACTGCAGCGACGGCTGGCCCGCAAGGCGGTCGCCGGCCGCCCTGCCGGCGGTGACATCCGGATCGTCGCCGCCGAAGCCGCGGATGGCATGACGCCAGTCGGCCCACCAGGCCACCCCGCCATTCGCGGGCCCCTCGGCAAGCACGTTCGCCACGCGCCGGTTGCCGCATCCGGTGGCGCCAGCATGACGGATGTCCCGCGACAGCAGCTCGAACGCCATGCGCAGGCTTTCCTGCACGTCGCCCAGCGCGCGATGGGTACGGTTGATGCGCTGGCCGGCCAGGAAGACGCTGCCGACACCGGCCATCACGACCAGGCCGACCAGCATGGCGACCATCAACTCGACGAGGCTGAAACCGCTGATGTCCTTGCGCGGCCATACGACGGATGCGCGAAATGCCATGGCATGCCCAAGGTGAAGTCAGGGCATTGATGATCATCAGCCGGACATCGCGACGTACAGCCAGCGATGCCGACGCCATCGTTAGGCCAAGCGCTGGTCGTCGTGTGGGCCTTGCCCTGCCCCAAGAGCCTGTTCAAAGTCTTGCTTGAGCGTCCTGTCTCACCTCACCGTCATTCCCGCGAAAGCGGGAGGCGTCGTTCAACAGCCGAAAGGCTGGTCATCCAGCGTCTTTTTTGTGCTCAAAGCTCAAAGGCGCTGGATTCCCGCTTTCGCGGGAATGACGGTGAGGAAACTTGGAGTTTGAGGGGGATCGTCGACAGACCCTAAGGGCCAGAGCAGCCGTACCGTGTATCCCCGCAGGCGACCGAATCACGGCCACAGCAGGCCACCTTGCAGCGGCCTCGTGCCGTTACCAGCAGTCTCCCGTGGTGCCGGTGCCATCGACCCTGCGCGCACCAGACTGGTCGAGATATAGCGTACCGCAAAGCGTGTCACGCGCCTGGCTGGTTCCCGCGATGGGCTGGGCCATGATCTCGTATGTCGTCGCGCCCGGCGAACCATTGAGGCCAATGGTGTAGAACTTGCCCGCCTGCTGCGGGGTCGCACAATCGGGCACAGGCACGGCATTGGCGGCGGCACCCGCTGCGCCGCCGGCCTTGTCGTAGCGCAGGTAGGTCGTGTAGTAACGCTCCATGTAACTGGCCATCTGCGACATGCAGCTTTCCGCCGCGACCCGGTTCGTCTTCCTGATGTGCGACACATAGGATGGATAGGCAATGGCGGCCAGGATGCCGATGATCGCCACCACGATCATGGTTTCGATCAGCGTGAAACCCGCCTGGCGCAAGGCCAGGGAATCACGGGGCGCCACGCGGTGGTTGGGCTGGTGCGGACTCATCGATCCCTCTCTCATTGATTGATCAGCTCACGCCACGACACACGCGTCATGCCTGCGCCGGAACTGGACGTCTTGATGCTGCCGGTGGTGCCGTTGTCGAAGCTCATCAACATGTTGCCGCCCACGAAAATCGGATTGTTGGGCAGCGAGCTGAAGGCCATGCCGCCCGCCGGCTTGCCGTTGACCGCGTCGCCGGCGTTGATCTGGCCGTCGCCGTTGATATCGAAGAAGTTCGACTGCGGATTGGTGCCGGTGAATGGATCCACCGCCATTACCCAGCCCGTGCCAGATGGATCGCATAGGTCCGACGCCTGCGGGATGCGCGTCGTGCCCAGCAGCAGGTTGCCCTGGAACTGGTTGGGCGTGACCATGCGCTCGCCCTGCTTCTTGTAGGTCGTCGAGGTGCCGCTGCCCGAAGGCTGCAGCAGGTTCATGTACCAGCCCGACTTGCCCGTCATGGAAGCCGCCTCGCCCGTCGTGGTGACCGTGCGTGCCACCGAGGTGGTGACGCCAGCCGCATCCGTCGTCGTGGTTTCCGTGGTGATGTAGCGCTGCACCAAGGAACTGCGATCCTGCTTGGCCTGCTGGTCGATCGACTTGTTGGTGCCGCCGGATTTCACGATAAGGCCGTACCAGCTCTGCGGATTGAGGTTGCTCAGGTCCGCATTGGTCAGGTATTGGCCGGTGCCAAAGAACACCCACACATCCTGCGTTTGCGGGTTCTTGCCCACCAGCAGGCCGCCCGTGATCGGCTGCACGACGTTGTTGGCGTCTTTGGCCGTGAACAGCAGCGTGCCACTGGTGTTCGGGCTGGCCGTGTAATTGGTCGGCCCGGTATTGAGCGCGAACGACCACACATTGCCGTTGAGGTCGCCGGCATAAGCCATGTCGCTGATGCCGGAGGTGGCGTTGCTGATCCATACCGCCGGCGCGGCGAGGCCGGTGGTATCGGTGGTCTGGTGCACACTCAATGCGCCGCTGAACACATTGAACTGCAGCAGCGCCGCCACGCCGCCGGCACTGTTGTAGCCGTTGCCCATCAGCACGGACCACACGCCCGGGGAGGTCTGCGCGATCACCGGCTTGCCGGTCATCTGCCCGATGTATTTGCTGTTGCCGTCCGCGTTGCCGTCGCTGGCCGAACGCTCCCACAGGAACTGGATGTTGGCCGGGTCGGTCACGTCGAACGCATACACCGCCCTCGCCTGCCCGCGTCCGGTGGTGCCCACCAGCACGGTCTTCCAGGTGCCGTTGCCCGTGGCCGAATAGACGTCCGCCACGGTCAGTTCGCCATCGTTGAAGAACTGGTGCGGCAAGGCCAGCGTGGTGCCGTAATCGGTGTTCGCCAGGTCGCTGATGCCCTTGGTGCTGCCGTTGGCGATCACCGCGCCCGGCAGATAGGCATACGCCTCGATGCCGGTGCCCGCATTGAATGCGTGCAGCATGCCGTCGTTCGCCGCCACGTAGATCAGCCCCGCGCGGTTCTTCTGGTCGCTGGCGTAGGTGGAGAACGTCGTCGAACCGGAGAACGTCTGGTTGTTGAACTGATTCGGCGAGGGCGCGCCCACGTACACCGGCTGCGAGTTGACGATGTCGCCCAGCGACGTATCGCGCGAACGATAGCTGCCACCATTGGCCACTTCCTTGCTGCTGTCGCCGCGCAGGTAGTTGATCATCGCCGCCTGCGACGCCGTATCGCCGCCCAGGGCGGCAAGCTGGGTGGACGACAGTGCCGGCAGGTTGCCGCTGCCATCCACCTTGAAGGCGACGGCGCTCGGCGCTGCGGTGGATGCCGATGCCGGGTTGTAGGTGTAGATGGTGCGCGCGGATGCCGCCGGCATCTTGTTCGCCGCCGACCAGCTGGGCGTGGCGGCGATCGCACCAGAGGTGGCATCGATCGCCAGCGCCTTCAGGTCGCCCTTCCACGAGGCCGTGTAGTAGTTGGCCTGATAGGCCACCGTGCCGGTCTGCAGCTGCGTGGAGTTGGCCGCTAGGCTGGCGCCCGTACCCGTGCGCTGGGCGGCGCGCTTGAGCGCATCCTTCAGGCCGTCAGCGAACGATTCCGGGCTGGTGGCGGAATAGAAGCCGCCATGGCCATTCACCGCCGCGTGCGCCAGGTCCGCGATGTTGTTGATCGAGTCACCGGTAGGCTGCGGCCAAGCGAAGCCGCTGATGGCCTTGGTCGCATCACCATGGGCCCACTTGAACACGTCGGCCATGGGAATCGGCGTGACCTGGTCCGCGTACAACGGCTGGAAGCCCAGGCCCAGCGTGAAGGTGGTCATGTGCTGCCAGAACGCGTTGTCCTCGGCGTTCACCGGCACTTCGTTCTTGGTATTCGGACGCAGGTCGGTGCGCCAGTACTTCATCGCCACGTCGGACAGCGTGTTCGAATAGGTCACGGGCGGCACGGTGGTCTTGTGCGTGCACATCCTTGCCGTCAGGTCGAGGCTGTCCGACTTGTTGCTGCAAGTCCAGGTCGGCGTCCTGGGGGTGTTGTTCTTGCGCGTGCACTGATCGGTCGCGCTCGAATAGGTGAAGCCGCTATCGCAGGTGGGCGTGGCCGCGTAGGTGCTTGTCACCGTGGTCGAATTGGTAGTGTTCGGGCTGTCGGCGTACGGCAGCACTGGCACATAGGTGTAGCTCTGCTGGTTCGGGCCGGTCACGGTTTTGCCGGCCACGCCGTCGACATCACCGATGCCGGAAACCAGGCTGTCGTCTTCGTTCCAGAAGCCGTCCGTGGTCAGGATGGTGTAGGAGGCACGGCAGGCCAACTCGCCCGAACTGGACGACAGGGGATCGGTCAGCCACGGCTGGTCGGACTGGTAGTACTGGCCGACCGCGTCCAGGGCCACGCGCAGTGGCGTGGAATTGTTGGGCTGGATGTCGTTCACCCAGGTCCAGAAGTTGGCGCGCTGGGTCGAGGCCTTGCCATCGCCGAACGGCTGCACCTGGGCCAGCGTGTAGTTGCCGATGGTGGAGGTGTGGCCGGTCGCGTTGATGTCCGTGGTGTTGCGGTTGTTGATGGAGGCGAAGCCCACGCGGTACTTCGGGTCGATGGTGGCGAATGCCGACATCAGGCCGCTCTTGGCCATCAGGATGCGTGTGCGGTAGTACGAGAACCAGTTGGCCACGTTCTGCCGGGTGGCGGCGGAGTGGTCGCATACGGCCTGCTGGCTGGTGCTCAGGTACTGGCAATCGCCGTCCGCGCCGACGTAGTGGCTTACGAAGCTGCCCACGCTGCCCGTGGTGTAGGTGAAGTAGTTGAGCTGGGCGGCCTGGCACTGGGACTGGCTGGACACCAGCGTATCGCCGGAAGCACAGGTCGGCGTGGAGGTCTTGCTGGCATCGGAGTTTTTGATGCACTGATAGTTCGAACCCGAACTACCCTTGCCCAGCGTATAGTCCGACGGGCATGTGGGCGCGTAGGTCTTCTTGGTCGTCAGCGTCAGCTGGGTGTAGTAGGCGTACCGGTTGTTGGCGCTGGGCGACGAGTACGAACGGACGTCCGTCGTGGAGGTGTCGAGGAAGCCGTCCTTGTAGGCACCGACGATATCCGGCGATGCGTTGTACAGGTTCGTCCCACCCAGTGCCTGCGGCGGCGGTGTATAGGTCACCTTCGGGTTGTAGTAAACGCCGTTGATACTGGCGTTGCGCAAGCCATCGACGGTGGTGTTGCCCAGGTATTTCCAGTCAGGCATGAAGTCCCACGCCATGGAGCCCGAGTCGTCGAGCATCAGCATGATGTTGGGCGGCAGCGCGGCCTGGATGATCAGCGGCGCCGTGTCGATGGTGACCGCCGTGCCGGCAGCGTGCGCCGGTTCGCTGGCCATGCCAAGACCGCACACCAGCACGCCGGTGCACAGCAGCCTGCGGAGAAAACCGGCGGCCCTGCCGCGCAGTCGGGTTGGCGTGCTCATCGCGTGGAAGCCCCTGTGGATTTGGATGGCCATCGATCAACCCTGCTTGATCATGGCTTGCAGCGTCACGATCGCGCGCCCGCCCGCATTACCGGGCGAATCGCTGCGCGCGGTCACGCGGTAATACATCACCGTGGTGGAAAGGCCCTGTGCGCCGTAGTTGTGGGCGTTGGCGCTCTGGTTGAAGCCGGTGCTGGAATTGGGGTCCTGCCAAGTGCCCATGTTCTCGACCACGTACTGCGGCTGGCCCGATGCGAGGTCACCCGCCTTGTACTGGTCCACCGGCACCGTGAACACCTTGTCCGCCGGCAGGTTGGGATCGTTGAACGGATTGGCCGGACACACCACGCCACCGGCCTGGCAGTTGCGCGCGATGTCGCCCGGGTTGGCGGCGATGCGCGCCTGCGCCGCACGCATGGCTGCCTCCGCGTTCTGGAAGGCGATCTGCCGGTCGTACATGTTGGCCGACATCTTCTGCTGCATCAGCGTGCCGCGCACCGCGGCGAAGCCAAGCAAGGTGATCACGATCATCAGGATCATCGCCACCATCAACGCCACGCCGCGCTGGCGCGAGGGGCC
This genomic interval from Dyella japonica A8 contains the following:
- the recD gene encoding exodeoxyribonuclease V subunit alpha, whose product is MSPDAWFAAMEQTIERGWLRPLDIAFARFLDAQDADAPPALPLLGALVSRQQADGHLCLDLSSWESLADDGGWPSHWRTLLAEAAATPASLLSSALIGDAGDATRAASPLVLDGTRLYLRRYWNHEQRVAQAIGQRLARVPPPSPLLPAQLARLFPTAPGQGPDWQRVACAIAARGAFTVITGGPGTGKTTTVVRLLGLLQTLHRKDTARSLRIRLAAPTGKAAARLQSSISMQVAQLDVDDDVRASIPSQVDTLHRLLGARPDTRRFRHDSSHPLHLDVLVIDEASMIDLEMMSAVLAALPDDARLILLGDKDQLSSVEAGAVLGDLCRRAEAGHYSTATATWLHDTTGDRIDAWVRDDARPLDQHVAMLRHSHRFGADSGIGTLAQHVNRGDATQVLALLAGHHADIAWVDATAEARTLAELVVDGGSAHFQSHPGAAQPQGYRHYLQWLQRERPAAGADAAAYDAWARGVLRAFGSFQLLCALRQGPYGAEGLNRQIAGILHQAQLIDTTHEWYEGRPVLVTRNDYSLGLMNGDVGIALRVPDELGRMHLRVAFEVAGDAGSNTTRIRFVLPSRLGERETVYAMTVHKSQGSEFDHAALVLPSDASAVLTRELLYTGITRARRWFSLLAPAAMVRQAVELPVHRHSGLHQRWSPEDAQPV
- a CDS encoding pilus assembly PilX family protein, with translation MSRSRRRASPAKERGVALVVALLLLLIITMVAFVGLRGTLQQQKMAAHQHDRQLAFQHAEAALRVAQSRIASHPEEIARHCRATSTACLSNPFNDPGLPAGSIHTVENHGGDGSFTASVEAAGQPQYVIEHMGDWVDTALDAVVEQSANAHNYGDPGALRTTYRITARSSDPAVTGDRMLVVLQATIEQRR
- a CDS encoding type IV pilin protein; protein product: MSPHQPNHRVAPRDSLALRQAGFTLIETMIVVAIIGILAAIAYPSYVSHIRKTNRVAAESCMSQMASYMERYYTTYLRYDKAGGAAGAAANAVPVPDCATPQQAGKFYTIGLNGSPGATTYEIMAQPIAGTSQARDTLCGTLYLDQSGARRVDGTGTTGDCW
- a CDS encoding PilW family protein; this encodes MAFRASVVWPRKDISGFSLVELMVAMLVGLVVMAGVGSVFLAGQRINRTHRALGDVQESLRMAFELLSRDIRHAGATGCGNRRVANVLAEGPANGGVAWWADWRHAIRGFGGDDPDVTAGRAAGDRLAGQPSLQLLGGGETSFSVASHDDARATFTTRETVADVTAGDIFIACDHDHAAIFKVGSVGARTVGYAADKDNCSAGLGYPTSCESQGRYAFEANATLTRLDVSDWYVGFNTDRGLSLYRLGREGEALRRQEMVRGVSDMQLAYHQMGHAKPFVRAAEVTDWEQVTAVRATLTVQSTDPQAGVDGALIARQLSMTIALRNRVP
- the recB gene encoding exodeoxyribonuclease V subunit beta, encoding MNATAPLQPLKLPLHGIQLIEASAGTGKTWTIAALYLRLVLGHGAPEGKALLPSQILVLTFTKAATAELRERIRERLGEAADVFRGRREPDDYLRDLMAVYPDDDARARAARQLDLAAQWMDESAIHTIHAWCQRMLGQHAFDSGHPFVQDTDTDESALLADTVRDYWRCHFFPLNRDGAALVSRWWKTPADLQADLRPLLKQPPESLRLDGRSLPDAERVLGEFRQHVGAATAAEDQARSRWLADVDAIETLFAQALDAGALNGTKMRREKVQDELAVLRAWAATGADASAALPRYTRSALAAAKNKSAQALQHPAFDAIEACVEAQGIVAPWRAPVLAHATRWVAAKLEETKQRRSQLGFDDMLKRLDGALHGHTGKRLAETIALQYPMALIDEFQDTDPLQWRIFHRVYGRRDTTGLLLIGDPKQAIYGFRGADIHTYLRARGSAQQPMWTLGTNYRSTTPLVEAVNRVFEFADTHDDGAFAFGRGKDALPFHAVAARGRGDRLELDGQPLPPMQFALQQGDDALSTAAYTDVMARHAAAYLVELLTAAQEGRCGFRGADGALRPLQPGDIAILVRRGAEASKVREEMQRRGLKSVYLSDRDSVYASPEAADLLRWLRACAEPGSDRTMRAALATPTLGQSDAELDQLNLDEHHWEACGDRFRQLHATWQRHGVLAMLHDLLHAFDLPARLLARPDGERALTNLLHLAELLQHAAATLDGEHALIRHLAAQMAAAGDPQSDTADEQIVRLESEAKLIKVVTIHKSKGLEYPLVLLPFICSARELKADDSFTWHDDDGELRMDLRASDAALAQADRERLQEDLRLLYVALTRAQYACWLGVACTRAGQGKAATLHKSAFGYVLSGGTKIEPADLMPRLEALRGDEPGMALHTLDAPAVHRLPTAQTDATPLWEARIYQGPAAERWRVSSYSGLKYADVEEARVPAPETAAQDTLIEASAEQPALPGSGAAAQGIHAFHAGAEAGTFLHDLLEWAADEGFAQTADDMPALEKEVARRCQRRGWQAHITLLTAWMGQLLRMPLALPDGARASLAQMSSHYAELEFWFEANQVDTLALDRLVTAHTLDARPRLPLLAERINGLLKGFIDLVVEQQGRYYVIDYKSNKLGNDAGAYTAEAMRDSILRERYDLQYALYTLALHRQLRARLPGYDYERHMGGVAYLYLRGVDDAGHGVHVERLPKALVETMDRLFAHGERARVA